Part of the Halobaculum halobium genome, CGCCCCGGAGAACTGGAGCGCGTTGCGGGGATCATCGCCCGCGAGGACGCCAACGTGTACGCGCTGAGCCACGATCGAACCTCCCGCGATATCGCCGTCGACGCAGCTGACTTGGAGATCGAACTGGAGACCCACGGCGACGAACACGCCGCCCGCGTCGTCGCCGCGCTGGAGGAGGCCGGGTACGACGTGGAGATCGAAGCGTAGCGTCGGCCCCGCCGGAGCGGCTCGTCCGCGACGGCGGATCGACCGCACTCCCCCGCGATTTATGCGCCGGCCGGACGGAGTCTCGCTCATGAAGGAGATCGTCTCCACCGACGAGGCGCCGGCGGCGGTCGGCGCGTACAGCCAGGCGACGACGAACGGCGACCTCATGTTCACGGCGGGGCAGATCCCGCTGACGACAGGCGGCGAACTGAAGAACGACGCACCGATCGCCGAGCAGACGGAGCTCGCGCTCGATAACCTCCTCGCGGTCGTCGCGGAGGCGGGTGCGGACGCCTCGGACGTCCTGAAGACGACGGTGTTCCTCGCGGACATCGACGACTTCGAGGCGATGAACGAGACGTACGCCACCTACTTCGACGAGGAGCCGCCGGCGCGCTCGGCGGTGCAGGCGGGCGCGCTCCCGAAGGGCGTCGGCGTCGAGATCGAGGCGGTCGTCGACGTGTCGTAGGTGTCCCGCGAGAAGTCGGCGCTGCTGTGGGGCGCAGTCGGGCTGTTGGTCGTGCTCGCGGGCGGGCAGGCGCTGGTGTTGCTGGGGCCGGGGCTTCCGTTCGGGTTCGCGGAACTGTTCGCGCTCGCGGTGGCCGTAGGCGGGGTCGTCACCGGCGCGTCGTACGGTCTCGAGCATCGACTGACGCGGAAGGGACAGGCTTAAAACTCACAGCGGGGTAGGATCGATGCGAGCCAGGATGGCCGAGTGGTAAGGCGCACGCCTGGAAAGCGTGTTCCCCTATGGGATCCAGGGTTCAAATCCCTGTCCTGGCGTTTTGACGGAACCGAACTCGGGAGCCACCGGTCAGTTAATTCCTCTCGCAGCGACACGTGCGACGAGCACGGACGGCCCCGACCGGCCCGGCCCCTATCAGTCCCACCCACAGCTCCCGTCCCGCAGCCACAGCCTCCCCAGCCGATTCGCTTCCTCGCTACCGCTCGGTCGCTCATCCCTCGCGCGCTCCCGGCGGACACGGAGGTCCGCCGCCGCGAGCCACCGCAGAAGTGTCGTTCTTCAGTCGTCCGCCGACGGAGCAGGCGCGTCGAGCAGCGACTCCGCGTACCCCGCCAGCATCTCCTCGACGTACTTCGCGACCACGTCCACCTCGACGTGGACCGGGTCGCCCGCGTCCTTCCCGGCGAGGTTCGTCAACTCGTAGGTCGTGGGGATGATCGCCACGTCGAACTCGTCCTCGCGCTTCTCGGCGACGGTCAGCGAGATGCCGTCGAGCGCGACCGACCCCTTGTCGACGACGTACTTCCCGAAGCCCTCGGGGATCGAGAAGGTGAACCGCCAGTCCTCGCCCACCTGCTCGATGGCGGTGATCTCCGCAGTCGTGTCGACGTGCCCCTGCACGACGTGGCCGTCGAAGCGGCCGTCGGCGGCGAGCGCGCGTTCGATGTTGACGGCGTCGCCTTCGCGGAGGTCGTCGAGGTAAGTCTTCGCGACCGTCTCGGCCGCGAGGAACACGGAGAACCACGAGC contains:
- a CDS encoding Rid family detoxifying hydrolase, translating into MKEIVSTDEAPAAVGAYSQATTNGDLMFTAGQIPLTTGGELKNDAPIAEQTELALDNLLAVVAEAGADASDVLKTTVFLADIDDFEAMNETYATYFDEEPPARSAVQAGALPKGVGVEIEAVVDVS
- a CDS encoding riboflavin synthase, with translation MFTGIVERAGEVVGREETPEGLRLRVAADGLDDLHHGQSIAVSGVCLTAEAFGERDADDRSWFSVFLAAETVAKTYLDDLREGDAVNIERALAADGRFDGHVVQGHVDTTAEITAIEQVGEDWRFTFSIPEGFGKYVVDKGSVALDGISLTVAEKREDEFDVAIIPTTYELTNLAGKDAGDPVHVEVDVVAKYVEEMLAGYAESLLDAPAPSADD